The genomic region CTGCGCCGCCAGCCGCAGCCAGAGATTGTCGGACAGATAAGCCTCCATCTGGGCGGAGAGGAACCGGTTCTTGGAGAAAAGATGCCCGCCGCGCTTGCGCCGCAGTTCCAGCTCCCACGCCTTGGCGGGGTCGAACAGGACCACGGCCTCTACCCCAAGGCAGCCGTTCTTGGTGCCACCCAGCGACAGCACATCGACCCCTGCTTTCCAGGTCATCTCGGCCGGTGTCGCCCCGGTGGCAACCAGCGCATTGGCAAAGCGCGCGCCATCAAGGTGGCAGGGCAGCTTGTGCGCTTTGGCCAGCGCAGTCAAAGCGGCGATTTCGGCGGGGGTATGGACTGTCCCCGCCTCGGTGACGTTGGTCAGCGTCAGCATCCCGCGCTGTACGCCATGCACGCCACTTTCCCCCGTACGGGCCAGCGCCGCGCCGAGCGTTTCCGGCGTCATCTTGCCGTGGTCGCCGGGGACGAGCACGAGCTTGGCCCCGGAATAGAACTCGGGCGCGTTGCATTCGTCTTCGGCGACATGGGCATGGCTGTGGCAGAACACAGCGCCCCAGGGTGGGCAATGGGTGGCAATCGCAAGGGCGTTGGCGGCCGTGCCCGTGGCGACCAGATGCACCACCGCCTCGGGCGCCTCGAAAGTCTCGCGGACAAGGACTGTCACACGCTCCATGATCGCATCGGCCCCATAGGACCGGTCATACCCGTCATTCGCGCGCACAAGGGCCGCCATGACCTCAGGTGCCGCACCCGAGGTGTTGTCAGAGGCAAAGCGCATCAGGGTGTGTCCTCGATCAGATAGTTTTCCCAGTCATCTTCATCGACCGAGGTTTCAGGGATCGTGATCCCCCGCACCGATTCCCCTGCCTTGGCGGTGCTGTCGGGATCGCCCGTCAGCAAAGGGTGCCACTCAGGCAGCTTCCTCTTTTGAAACAGCAGCTTGTAGGCGCAGGTCGACGGCATCCAATAAGCAATTTTCGGCAGGGTCTTGGGCGTCAGGACTACACATTCCGGCACATGCATCTTGCGGTTGGGGTAGTCCATGCATTGGCAGGTGTCGCCATCCAAGAGGCGGCAGGCGATGCGGGTATAGGCGACCTCACCCGTATCCTCATACTCCAGCTTGTTCAGGCAGCACTTGCCGCAGCCGTCACACAGCGCCTCCCATTCCGGGCGGGTCATCTTGTCGAGGGGGACGGTTTCCCAGAACCGGGGGCGGAGCTTTTCCATTGCGCCAAGGTGCTGTGGCGCGACGGAAAAGGGAAGGGGCTACAGGCGGGAAAGGATGTCGCGGGCGGTGGTGCAGTCGGCATCCATCTGGGTAATCAGGGCGGGAAGGCCGTCAAACTTCAGCTCGGGCCGCAGGAATTCGACAAGTGCTACGGAAAGGTGCTGGCCGTAAAGATCGCCCTTGAAGTCGAAGAGGAAGGTTTCAAGGTTCGGCCGATTTTCTCCGAACATCGGCCGCACGCCAAGACTGGCCGCGCCGTGGTGGGTGCCCTTCTGCGGGCCGGTCAGGATGTCGACCAGCACGGCATAGACGCCAAAGCGCGGCAGGTGCAGCCCGTCCATCGACATATTGGCGGTAGGATAGCCCAACTCGCGCCCGCGCTTTTCGCCGTGGATCACCTCACCCTCAATCCGGTGCCAGTGGCCCAGCATGGCAGCGGCGTCGCGGGGGCGGCCTTCGGCAAGGGCGCGGCGGATGTTGGTCGAAGAAATCTCGGCCAGATCATGGGTGATAAGAGGCGAGATGGTGGTGCGGATATCCCTTGCATCGCAAAGGCTTATAAGGTCAGCCGCGGTGCCGCGACGACCCTTGCCAAAGCAGAAATCCGCGCCGACCACGACATGCGACACGCCAAGGCCGTCGGCCAGAACCTGCTGCACAAACTCCTCGGGCGTCAGGGCGGCAAGGGCGGCGTCGAAGGGCAGCTGGAACAGATGATCGACCCCAAGCCGGGCAAGCCGGTTGGCCCGCGCTTCGGCGTTCATCAGGCGGAAGGGCGGGGCGTCAGGAGCGAAGTATTGCCGTGGGTGCGGCTCGAATGTGACGATTCCCAGCGGGGCAGGACCACGGGCAAGGTCGATGACAGCCTGATGGCCCCGGTGGATTCCATCGAAGTTGCCCATGGCAACGGATGCACCGCGACTTGACGGGTCAAGCCCATGCCATTGATAATGCTGCTGCATCCCGCCCTTTTGGGGCGCCGGCCCCGTCAGTCGAATCCGTCAGTCGAACTTGCGGCTGGGCGCCAGAACCAGCGCTTCACCCTTCAGAACCACGGTTTTACCGACTGCGCAGTTGGTTTCAAGGGTAACCCGGCGTTTGCTGTGGTCTATCGCTGTTACTGTCACTTCGGCGCGGACGGTATCACCGGGACGGACGGGCGCCATGAAGCGCAAGGATTGGCCAAGGTAGACGGTGCCATGCCCGGGAAGCTGTTCCCCGATGACAGCCGAAATCAGGCCCGCAGTCAGCATGCCATGGGCGATACGGCCGGCAAAGATGGTGTCCTGGGCGTAATCCTCATCCAGGTGGACGGGGTTCCGGTCGGTCGAGACTTCGGCGAAAAGTTCGATATCCCTGTCGGTAACGGTTTTCACAAGATGCCGGGACATGCCGATTTCAATGTCTTCAATGCAGATCGTGCCGCGGGGCATGTTGTCCAGCATGGTTACCGAATCCCTCAATTGGGTTTCGGAACGCTAGCAGATGCCGCAGCGCAGCGCAATCGTTCGCGCAATAAAAGTTCAAAGAGAAGTATGACGGTGCACGAAAGTTACCGCGCCAACCTTAGCGCAGCCGCCCCATCGCAAAGCGGGGCGACATCTGCTGCCCGGAAAGCCAGTCGGTCAGACGCGCCGGGTCAGGGTTCTCGACATCCGGGCCGAATTCTTCCGCCGCAAGACCCCCGGTGATGAACAGCGTGTCGAGGCCTTCGGAAATTCCGCCCTGCACGTCTGTGGCGATGCCGTCGCCAATGCACAGGATTTGCGGATCAGCCATGCCCAGCACCTCGCCCAGACGGCGGCGTGCAAGGTCATAGATCGGCGGATGCGGCTTGCCGAAGTACAGCGCGGTGCCGCCCATCTGCTCATAGGCCTGTGCCAAGGCCCCAGCGCAGTACAGCCGCATGTCGCCCAGATCGACCACGATGTCCGGATTGGCGCACAGCATAGGCAGGCCAAGCGTCTTTCCCAGAAGAAGCGTGGCGCGATAATCCTCGGGCGTTTCCGTCACATCGTCGCTCAGGCCGGTGCAGACGATGCCTTCGGCGTCTTTCAGGGCAACGCGTTCAATCGGGGGCTGCGACTTGGCGAAAGCGGCAATATCGTCGGCGAAATCGGTGAAGAACGCCTCATCCTTCGGGGCGCCGATGTGGTGGACGCGGCGCCCGACCGCACCGATCAGCATGCCCATCTGTGCCGCATCGCCCGAGGTGACGACGATATCCCAGGCATCGCGCGGGACAGAGAGACCGTCCAACTGCCGGATGACACTGGCCTGTGGCCGCGGCGCGTTGGTCAGAAGCACAACCTTGCCCCCGGCCGCCCGAAACGCCTGCAAAGCGGCAACGGCAGCGGGAAAGGCCGTCTGGCCATTGTGCAGACAGCCCCAGAGGTCACAGAACACGGCGTCATAGCGGCCTGCCAGATCAGCAAGGGAGCGGACGATTTCGGTCATTCGATTGGCCCTTTCGCCGTCAACCCGGCTGTCTGTGGTCTATCCCCCGTCTCTGCGCAGGCAGAGACGGACATCTGCGCACCGTCGTGAAGTTAAAGCTTCAGCGCCGGGATGATCTGTTTCTTGCGGCTCATCACGCCGGGCAGAACCACGGTGTCACCCGTGACCGTGACGCCAAAGGACGCCTCGGCCATCTGCTTGACCAGATCGTTCGGAACCAGAAGCGTTGCTTCTTCGCGGATGATGTCGACAACGAACAGCAGCACCTGATCGGCACCGTCTTCCTTGGCCACGTCCACCATCGAGGCCATCAGGCTGGCCTTGCGGTCCAGCACGACCTTGGGTGCCGTGGTCTCCAGCACCGAGACGCGAAGTTCCTTGCCGGCGACATTGTATTCCTTGGAATCCATCCGCAGCAGCGCCGCGTCAGAAAAGGCCGAGACGTCGGACTTCGCTTCGAACATCTGGGCGGCGAGGTCTGGGATCGACACCCGCAGGTCAGCAGCCAGCTTTTCAGCCACAGCGCGGTCATGCGGGGTGGTGGTGGGGCTGCGGAATTCCAGCGTGTCGGAGATGATGCAGGACAGCATCGCACCCTTGACCCCACGCGGGGCCTTGGCCAGCGCATCGCCCATCAGGTCGTGCATGATGGTGGCGGTGCAGGCCAGCGGGCGGATGGTGATGTCGATGGGGGTCTTCGTCTTGATCCCGCCCACCAGCAGGTGATGGTCGATGATCCCCTGAACCTGCGCGTCGTTGATCGAGGGCGGCAGTTCGGCCGGGTTGTTCGTGTCGACGATCATCACCTGATCATCGGCGGTGACATCGGCAATGATCTCGGGCTTCGTCAGGTCCCAGTGGCGCAGCACGAAGGCGGCTTCGGTGTTCGGTTCGCCCAGCAGCACGGGCTTCGCCGGGGTGCCGGATTCGGTCAGATACCAGGCCCAGATGATGGGCGAGCCGGTGGAATCGGTGTCGGGGGATTTGTGGCCGAAGACGAGCGTTGTCATGGGAATACCTTTGGCATGGATTTGCGCGCGGTATAGGCGAGGGCGGGCGGATTGTCACGCGGGCGCGTTTGTGGCATGAATAACGCCTTGGCAGAGGAGTGCGACGCGATGGACAAGACCGTCTGACGCCCCCCGATTGGGGGCAGGCCGTGCCGCCGGATCGGCGGAATGACACCCCATGCTGAAGGAGTGCCCTGAAAATGGTGACGAAAGCGAAGGCCTAGGGCCGTTCGTGGCCGGGTGTGATCCCGGCTGACATCCATATCTGAACTCAGGGGCAGATCATGCCGAAAACAAAGACTGGAAAACCCGCCATGGCGGGGCTGAAACCATTGCCGAAAGCGCGGGGGTTTGATCCCTTGGCGCTGAAGGCTCAGACCATGCCGAAGGGGCCAAAGCTGGTGCCAAAGCGCGGGATGATTCCCGGAAAGTCGGGCCAACGCTAGGGCGATGAAAGCCGGGGGTAGGGGGTGTCCCGCCGGGTGCCCCCACCCTTATCCCCCTCCCCACAAGGATGGCGCATTTGGCGTGCGTCAGTCGTAAAATGCAGGGGCCTTGCGCAGCATCGGCCATTGTGATGGTTCGTGGCCGTAGATCATCAGGGCATCAGGCCCGCCAAGC from Tabrizicola piscis harbors:
- a CDS encoding manganese-dependent inorganic pyrophosphatase, whose protein sequence is MTTLVFGHKSPDTDSTGSPIIWAWYLTESGTPAKPVLLGEPNTEAAFVLRHWDLTKPEIIADVTADDQVMIVDTNNPAELPPSINDAQVQGIIDHHLLVGGIKTKTPIDITIRPLACTATIMHDLMGDALAKAPRGVKGAMLSCIISDTLEFRSPTTTPHDRAVAEKLAADLRVSIPDLAAQMFEAKSDVSAFSDAALLRMDSKEYNVAGKELRVSVLETTAPKVVLDRKASLMASMVDVAKEDGADQVLLFVVDIIREEATLLVPNDLVKQMAEASFGVTVTGDTVVLPGVMSRKKQIIPALKL
- a CDS encoding YcgN family cysteine cluster protein; translation: MEKLRPRFWETVPLDKMTRPEWEALCDGCGKCCLNKLEYEDTGEVAYTRIACRLLDGDTCQCMDYPNRKMHVPECVVLTPKTLPKIAYWMPSTCAYKLLFQKRKLPEWHPLLTGDPDSTAKAGESVRGITIPETSVDEDDWENYLIEDTP
- a CDS encoding bifunctional riboflavin kinase/FAD synthetase, which produces MQQHYQWHGLDPSSRGASVAMGNFDGIHRGHQAVIDLARGPAPLGIVTFEPHPRQYFAPDAPPFRLMNAEARANRLARLGVDHLFQLPFDAALAALTPEEFVQQVLADGLGVSHVVVGADFCFGKGRRGTAADLISLCDARDIRTTISPLITHDLAEISSTNIRRALAEGRPRDAAAMLGHWHRIEGEVIHGEKRGRELGYPTANMSMDGLHLPRFGVYAVLVDILTGPQKGTHHGAASLGVRPMFGENRPNLETFLFDFKGDLYGQHLSVALVEFLRPELKFDGLPALITQMDADCTTARDILSRL
- a CDS encoding TIGR01459 family HAD-type hydrolase, giving the protein MTEIVRSLADLAGRYDAVFCDLWGCLHNGQTAFPAAVAALQAFRAAGGKVVLLTNAPRPQASVIRQLDGLSVPRDAWDIVVTSGDAAQMGMLIGAVGRRVHHIGAPKDEAFFTDFADDIAAFAKSQPPIERVALKDAEGIVCTGLSDDVTETPEDYRATLLLGKTLGLPMLCANPDIVVDLGDMRLYCAGALAQAYEQMGGTALYFGKPHPPIYDLARRRLGEVLGMADPQILCIGDGIATDVQGGISEGLDTLFITGGLAAEEFGPDVENPDPARLTDWLSGQQMSPRFAMGRLR
- a CDS encoding MaoC family dehydratase — its product is MLDNMPRGTICIEDIEIGMSRHLVKTVTDRDIELFAEVSTDRNPVHLDEDYAQDTIFAGRIAHGMLTAGLISAVIGEQLPGHGTVYLGQSLRFMAPVRPGDTVRAEVTVTAIDHSKRRVTLETNCAVGKTVVLKGEALVLAPSRKFD
- a CDS encoding threonine aldolase family protein — its product is MRFASDNTSGAAPEVMAALVRANDGYDRSYGADAIMERVTVLVRETFEAPEAVVHLVATGTAANALAIATHCPPWGAVFCHSHAHVAEDECNAPEFYSGAKLVLVPGDHGKMTPETLGAALARTGESGVHGVQRGMLTLTNVTEAGTVHTPAEIAALTALAKAHKLPCHLDGARFANALVATGATPAEMTWKAGVDVLSLGGTKNGCLGVEAVVLFDPAKAWELELRRKRGGHLFSKNRFLSAQMEAYLSDNLWLRLAAQANAMGQRLAKGLAAKPGVAQAHPVQANMQFPNWPEGSHARLEAAGAAYYRFPAAPGREAARLVTSWSTTEADVDAFLAAF